The region gGCCGGCGAGCAGGCGGGCGAGTGCTGCTGCCCGCTTTGCTGCTGGGCTTGTGCTGCCGGGCGGCGCCGGAGCGGGTCCGCTACGCCATCCccgaggagctgggcagaggctcGCTGGTGGGGCCGCTGGCGCGGGACCTGGGGCTGAGCCCGGCCGACCTGCCGGCACGCCAGCTGCGGCTCAGCGCCGAGAAGCAGTACTTCGGCGTGAGCGGGGAGAGCGGGAACCTCTACGTGAGCGAGAGGCTGGACCGGGAGGAGATGTGCGGCGAGGCGGCGTCCTGCTCCGTCAGCTTCGAGGCGCTGGTGCAGAACCCGCTCAACGTTTTCCACGTCGAGGTGGCCATCCAGGACATCAACGACCACGCCCCGCACTTCTTGCGTGACAGTTTCCAGCTGGAGATCAACGAGTTGACTTCTCCCGGCACCCGCTTTGCCTTGGGCACGGCCGAGGACGCAGACGTGGGCAGCAACTCGCTGCAGGGCTACGAGCTGGAGTCCAACGGGTACTTCGCGGTGGAGGTGAAGGAGAGCCAGGACGGCAGCAAGTTCGCGGAGCTGGTGCTGCGGCGTGCGCTGGACCGGGAGAGCCAGCAGAGCCTGCGGCTGGTGCTGACGGCGCTGGACGGCGGCGAGCCGCCCCGCAGCGGCACCGCCCAGCTCTGCATCAACGTCACCGACGCCAACGACAACCCACCCGTGTTCGCGCAGGACCGCTACCGCGCCAGCCTGCGGGAGGACGCGCCGCCGGGCTCGATGGTGCTGAACGTCTCTGCCTCCGACGCCGACGCCGGCACCAACGCCCGCATCACCTACGGCTTCGGGGAAACGCCGGCCAAGGTGCTTCAGAAATTCGTGGTGGACGCTGAGAGTGGGACGATCACACTGCAGGCGGCGCTGGACTTCGAGGACACGCGAGTCTACACACTGCTGGTGGAGGCAAGGGACGGGGGCGGTCTGATGGCACACTGCaaggtggaggtggaggtgctggacgtgaacgacaacgcgcccgAGGTGACACTGACGTCGGTGTCGAGCCCGGTGCCCGAGGACGCGCCGGCCGGCACGGTGGTGGCCCTGGTGAAAGTGCGGGACCGGGACTCCGGGGAGAACGGTCAGGTGTCGTGCGAGCTGTCGGGCGAGGCGCCGCTGTCGATCGTGGCGTCGTCGGGCGGCTCGTACAAGGTGGTGACGGCGAGCGCGCTGGACCGCGAGCAGGCGGCCGAGCACCGGGTGGCGGTGGTGGCCAGGGACCGGGGCAGCCCGGCGCTCTCGAGCCGCGCGGCGCTGGTGCTGGAGGTGTCGgacgtgaacgacaacgcgccggtgTTCGAGGAGGCCGCCTACAGCGCCTACGTGGCGGAGAACAACGCGGCGGGCGCGCCGGTGCTGCGCGTGCGCGCGCGGGACGCGGACGCGGGCGCCAACGGGCGCGTCAGCTACTGGCtggcgggcggcagcgcgggcgCGGCGCCGTACGTGTCGGTggaggcgcggagcggcgcggtgTACGCGCAGCGCTCCTTCGACTACGAGCAGTGCCGCGAGTTCGCGGTGGCGGTGCGGGCGCAGGACGGCGGGGCGCCGGCGCGGAGCTCGACGGCGACGGTGCGCGTCTTCGTGCTGGACCGCAACGACAACGCGCCGCGGGTGCTgtggccggcggcgggcgcgggggcgggcgcgggggcgggcgcggccccggccccggccccggccccggccccgttcGAGGTGGTGCCGCGGTCGGCCGAGGCCGGGTACCTGGTGGCCAAGGTGGTGGCGGTGGACGCGGACGCGGGGCGCAACGCGTGGCTGTCGTACGAGCTGGTGCAGGCGCCGGAGCCGGCGCTGTTCCGCGTGGGGCTGCACAGCGGCGAGGTGCGGACGGCGCGGGCCGTGTCGGAGAGGGACGCGGCGAAGCAGCGGCTGGTGGCCGTGGTGAAGGACCACGGGCAGCCGGCGCTGTCGGCCACGGCCACGCTGCACGTGGTGCTGGCCGAGAGCTTGCAGGAGGCGCTGCCGGAGCTGAGCGAGCGGGCGGCGGGCGCCGACTCGCCGGCGGAGCTGCAGTTCTACCTGGTGCTGGCGCTGGCGCTCCTCTCCGCCCTCTTCCTGctgagcgtggcgctggccgtgCTGGCGCGggtgcgccgggccgggccgcccgccgtCCTGCGCTGCCTGGGCGCGCAGCGCTTCTCCGTGGCCGGCGCCGCCTTCCCGGCCGACTTCTGCGAGGGCACCTTGCCCTACTCCTACAACCTGTGCGTGGCGCCGGGCCGCGCCGTCGCCGAGGGCGcttggctgccgccgccgctgcccagcCTGGCCGCGGAGGAGCTTCTCGGCGCGGAGCCCTGCGGGAAGCGGAGCCCGACCAGCAGCGCCGGCGCGGGAGAGCCGCCCGCGGACGCCGAGGCCCCGCAGGTCTGTAAGCCCGCGCAGTCCTTGTCTCTGAGCCTTTCCTAACCTCACGCCGAGGGGACTGGGCTCTTGCTCGTCCTTCGGCCGCTTGGGCGCCTGCTGACGCGCTCTCTTTCCACGAACGAATGAAAGGGCCAAGGCTAAGGCTGTGCTATGTgctagttgttttctttttgtgacgGACCCCCGAACAGAGGGGGCATGTGCATCGCTGCCTGCTGCTGAGTTACTCTCCAGTGGAGCAGCAAGTCCAAACTGTAAGCACGGCCTGTACCGAGTAAGgctgtaaaagcaaaagaaaagaaaccccaaaaacAAAGTGGGGCGAAATGGAGGCTGATTGAGAGCGACCTCCGATGTGCAGCCCAAAAGCAACGAAGTCGAGAGCCAAGGGCCGTCCCTGAGGAGGACTCCTTGGGAGCGGGGATCTTCATTGCTGCCTTGTGCTATGGCTGGGGGTTTGGGAAACTAATGTGGCTGGTGGCGTTCCAGTGTGACACACTTTTGATATGCAGAAAGGGTGAGGGGAAAATCGTGCAAGCACGACTGCTGCTCATTGCTGTGCAACTGGTGGTGCAGATTGTGCTTTTGAACTAACGGGCCAAGACTCGTAATCAGCTGCACGGAATATTAAGAGCACTTTATATTGTATAACGGTAACAAAAACGTTTTTCCCCGCGGTAGAAATAACACAACAACGGGAGGCGTGTCATTTCTTTCTGGTCGTCATCGCCCCCTCCTAGCCGATTCCTTCACGTTATCGAATTAATTGTTTAGGTGTAAATGCCTATGAAGTATGCAGACCCTTAATTTATGTGGCCTAATGGGAAATCACCCATTCAAGTCCGTTAAATTTCCTGTTTCGGTATTAGCTGCCTCTGTAGGTCTTCCAACAGTTGAACGATGTAGCCATTAGCTCAGTGACTTCACTAAAGCACTCCATTGCTCTCATCCCGTTCTGAAATACTGTCGGGACTGGACGACTAGTGGGAAAATAGGCGCAGAAGAAAAATTGGGAGCAACGCAAAGGTGTCGTATGGCTGCAGTCACCCTCCATTTTCCTAGGGTGGGCCACAGAATGGGCGGTATGAAGGGGAGTATTTCAAGGAAAGTTCCTGAATCGTGGGTTCATGAGCCTGATATACTTGCTTCTCCGGGGGTGTGTGGGATGTGTGTCCGACTATCACGTTTTGTATTTCAGAGCCTcttttctcttgctctccttGTAGCAGTCATTCAAGCACGACGTATACAGAAAGTCGTGTTAAGAGCTTGTGGTATGGACTTAGATTCTCAGTTGATTGACCCCACCTTCTTGGGCCTTTGAATGTCTAATCTCAGCCAATGGTGGTGATGTAGTTAGTTTCCAGCGTGTTCCTTATTGTTGTCCCACAAACGGGGTTCGTTTACCCGGCCCGCAATCCAATACCagacagagtcgaggtatttttaaagtaatttcgtGGATGCGCATGAacgggtgcctgtctcaagacagcacacctttgtaTCAAAACTCCCCACGTTTATCTAATTACGTAATACATATTGACTATTATTTCCCTTAaggattggttctttcttcttcgcctgtcatgtaaattagtgcgcagactcGGTATTCTTCCTTCAtggtcttcttttgagtaggtggtctcATTTGAGTAGCTGGTGAACGAGTCGGTGGTTgcgatctccccctgtaggaattgcctcttacctacttcttactctgtcttggcaaTTACAGGTGGTTCTTCAAGGTTCATTTAGCAGACCACAATTCCTTAcctttttctgacataaacaaaAAGCTCCATTGTCAGAAGAAAGACCTTCTGGAATATCAAACCTAGGGATAATTTCTTTTGATAAGGCCTTAATTATTTCTCTAGCCTTCTTTGCACGTCTTTGGCCAATCAAAAAAGTTATCTACTATCATCAAGAAATATCTGTATGAATTACACCGTGGTAGTGACATAACATCTATTTGCCAGTATTCGCCAGGAGTTATTCCTTGTTTCACAACTTCTCCTGTAACCCTCTTGGTAATTTTTTGGGTGATTAGCACAACAAATAGCACGTCTCTTAACTATTATGTCTGtcagattttgcatttttggCCCTTCAAGCTATCTTTTTGGCAGTCAATACCAATGCATTTGCTCTTGAATGTGTTTCGCGATGCACTCTTTTAAGTAGGCTTTCCATCGTCCTGTCAGAAAGTAGCAGTTGCTTTAAAGGTGTCACCCGCCATCCCTGATCATTCTTAGAACAATCTAATTGTTCTGGCAATTAATCTTCTCTCTCAGTATATTTTGGAGGTGATGGTTCTAAACGAGATGCTGGAATTAAGCCTCCTTCAACTGTAGACTCTTTGAGAGCTGCTTCTTTTGCCACTTGGTGTGCTTTTCGATTTCCCTTTATCATTTCACTGTTCCCACTGTGATGGGCTTTACAATGTGTTATTGGAACTTCCTTGGGTAGAAGAAATGCCTGTAAAAGTTTCGCTATTTCTTCTTCATACTGAATTGGGGTTCCTTGCGAGCCTAtaagtcctctttctttccaaatggcTCCATGTGCGTGCTTCACCCACGCCTTAGCCTTTAAATGCCTAATCTCAGTCAATGGTCGTGGCGTAGTTAATTCCAAGCGTGTTCCTTAGGAACGGAGGTATTTAACGCAAAGTTCCTGCCGCTGGGGTTCCTAACTCTGGTtcacggcggggggcggggggtgtgtctGAATATCCCGGGTTGTgtttcagagcctgtttcctcttgctctcCCTGTACCAGTCATTCAGGCATGACCGCTACGCATATTGCGGTTGGTGATTATGCCTTCGGGCTAATGGTATGAGGCTCGTAATCACGTGCATGTGAGACGAAGAGACGTTATTTTACTTGGCATGTCTCGGCGTTAGCAATGATTTTTCCCGTGCGGTCGGAACAGCACGGCGACGGGAggcctctgccttcctcctggtcGTGATCGCCTCGCGGGTGGAAGGAGAGATGGTCTGGTTAAAAGGCAGCGCAGGAGATGACCGCTTGACGGGCCCCGCTGTCCCCGTGGCGACGGTGCCGTCCCCGCCCGCTGCCCGTGGGAaaggcagggcgggcagcgctcGGCAGCGCTGGGTGCCTGCAGTGCCGGGAGGAGGCTGCGGGCGCCGCTGTTGACCGAGGAGGAGCGAGAGGAAGGCCGGagcgctgccggcagccccgcccGCTGCGGCCCGGCTCGCTCGCTCGCTGGCTGGCTGGCTCGGCGGCCGGGCGGTCTGCGAGCGTCCCCGCGGTGCGGAGCCGTGCTGCAGCGAGgcggaggggccggcggcagcggccgggaGCGGCGagccggggccggagcctgaGAGGGAAGCGGAGCCCGAGCGGGAAGCGCCTGGGAAGAGCGTGCGGCGGCGGTGCGTGGCCGCGGCGGAGATGTGCGCGGCGGGGAGGCGCTGGGGCCGGCGGGAGCGAGCCCTGCTGTGGTGCGTCCTGGTGGCGGCGTGGGAGGCGGCGTGGGGGCAGCTGCACTACTCGGTTCTCGAGGAGATGCCGAAGGGCTCGTTCGTGGGCGACGTGGCCAAGgacctggggctggagctgccggcGCTCCGCGAACGCGGCGTCCGTATCCTAGACAGAGGTAGGACGCAGTATTTCGCTCTGCACGAGAAGACGGGACATTTGGTGACGGCGGAGCGGATAGACAGAGAGCAGCTGTGCCGGCTGGTGGAGAAATGCGTGGTGCGCTGTGAGGTGATAGTGGAGGGGGAAATGAAGTTTTACGGCATCGAAGTGGAAATCACGGATATTAACGACAACGCGCCAAGCTTCCAAGAGACAGAAACGGAGCTGAGAATGAGCGAGACGACAGCCCCTGGGTCGCGGTTTCCCCTGGCCGAGGCCCACGACCCGGACTCGGGACGGAATTCGCTGCAGAGCTACGAGCTGAGCGGCGACGAGCACTTCTCGCTGGCCGTGCAGGCGGGTCCCGGCGGGGAGCAGCGTCCCGAGCTGGTGCTGGCGAAGGCGCTGGACCGGGAGGAGGCGGCGTTTCACGAGCTGGTGCTGAGGGCGAGCGACGGCGGAGAGCCGGCGCGGACGGGCACGGCGCGGATCCGCGTGGCGGTGCTGGACGCGAACGACAACGCGCCCGTGTTCAGCCAGGCGGAGTACACGCTGCGTGTGCCGGAGGACGTGCCCGTGGGCTCCACCCTCGTCACCGTCACGGCCACCGACGCCGACGAGGGTTTCTACGGGCACGTGATGTATTCGTTGAGGAAAACGAAGGACCTGGCATCAGAGATTTTCCAGCTAGACGCCGAGAAGGGAGCCATCACACTGCTGCGGAGCCTGGACTTCGAGGAAGGCGACTCTCACGAACTGCAGGTGCAGGCACATGACGGAGGAGATCTTTTCGATACGGCCAAAGTCGCGATCACGGTGACAGACGTCAACGACAACGCGCCCGAACTGACAGTGTCGTCGGCGCTGAGCGCGATCTCGGAGGACGCGCCGCCGGGGACGGTGGTGGCCCTGCTGCACGTGCAGGATCGGGACTCGGGGGCAAACGGCGAGGTGCGGTGCAGCATCGCCGAGCGCCTGCCGTTCCGGCTGGAGAAGTCCTTTGAGGACTACTACCGCGTGGTGACGGCGAGGGATCTGGACCGGGAGGAGGTGGCGGAGTACAACGTGACGGTGCGGGCGGCGGACGGCGGGTCGCCGGCGCTGTGGAGCAGCGCGGTGCTGGCGCTGCGGGTGCTGgacgtgaacgacaacgcgccggtgTTCGCGGAGGCGCGCTACAGCGCCCGGCTGCCCGAGAACAACGCGGCGGGCGCGCTGGTGCTGACGGTGCGGGCGGCGGACGCGGACTGGGGGCAGAACGCGCGCGTGCGGTACCGGCTGTCGGAGGGGCGGGTGCGGGGCGCGCCGCTCTCGTCCTACGTGTCGGTGCAGGCGGAGACGGGCGCGCTGTACGCGCTGCGCTCCTTCGACTACGAGGAGGTGCGCgaggtggggctgtgggtgcggGCGGAGGACGGCGGCGCGCCGGCGCTGAGCAGCAACGTGTCGGTGCGGCTCGTGATCGTGGACGAGAACGACAACGCGCCGCAGGTGCTGtacccgccgccggcgccggcgccgggcgCGGGCTGGGCGGGCGCGGAGCTGGCGCCGCGCTCGGCGGAGCCCGGGGCGCTGGTGGCCAAGGTGGTGGCGGTGGACGCGGACGCGGGGCAGAACGCGTGGCTGTCGTACGAGCTGGCCAAGGCGACGGAGCCGGGGCTGTTCCGCGTGGGGCTGCACAGCGGCGAGGTGCGGACGGCGCGCTTCCCGCTGGCCCGCGACGCGGCGCGGCAgagcctggtggtggtggtgaaggacCACGGGCGGCCGGCGCTGTCGGCCACGGCCACGCTGACGGTGGTGCTGGCCGAGAGCGTGGCCGAGCTGCTGTCGGAGctgggcagcgcggcggcggcggcgccgggcgagCCGGCCGGCAGCCTGACGCGGTGGCTGGTGGTGGCCGTGGCGGCCGTGTCCTGCCTCTTCCtcgccttcctgctgctgctgctggcgctgcgCCTGCGGCGCTGGCGCCGCTCGCAGCTGctggcggcgggcagcggcgcctTGCGCGGCGTCCCGGCCTCGCACTTCGTGGGCATCGACGGCGTCCGCGCCTTCCTGCACTCCTACTCGCACGAGGTGTCGCTCACCGCCGACTCGCGCAAGAGCCAGCTCCGCTTGTCGGGCGGCAGCTGCTGCGACAccctcccggcccggccgccgcccgacGAGCCCGCGCCGCTGCTCGGGGAGGACCCTGCCGGCGCCCGCCGCGCGgaccccgccgctgccccggtgAGTTCCTCCCACCAGCCCTTCTCCGCGGCATAACGCTTCCCTCCGCTGCTTCTCCGCCCTTTCCCCCCCGTCTTGTGTCTCCTGCCTCGGGAGGTGGAGGTAGCGGGAAGGCAAAGCTTCGCTCGGCCACGCGCGGGTCGCTGGCGCCTCGTGCTCCCGGGAGGTGAGCGTGGGATGGCGGCTCAGCGTGACCGTTGCTGCGGGAGGCAGGAGAAGCGGGAGGCTGCTGTTGCCTGCTGGAGCTTCCTCTCAGCGGGGCTTGCTGCTTCTATTAGTCGGCCgccaatttttttcattttgttccccGACCGGTTTTCCTGTTAGAGTAGGTCTTCTTAACGGATGTGTTGCAGTATTAACAAATCGAAGTTTTCCTTATTAGCAGCATCAGATGTCTTCCCGACAGCAATAGTGCTTGAGTAGGATGAGATTCTCTTGAAACGGAACTTTAATTACCCCGTGTATATCGTGCCGTGATGGGTTAATCATTTATACTTTTCATACAGCCCTATTGCTTGTTTCGTATCATTACCTGCTCGCGCATGTTGTAGCACTTGATCTTGTgttgtttattatttattgtcGTTGAAATCAGTGTGTGAGGAACTGAGTACTACATATTCTTAATAGCAGTACTCGTTAGAAaggttctcttcttttttaatgtgtttcttaCCTGCCATTGAGCAGTTTTACTTATTGGATGGGactttttgaaatacaaaattatttttatgttgtacGGCGTGTTAGTTGAGGTGTTTTTCTGAAGTCCGTCTTTGTTTCACTTAATTATCACTCTTCCCTTGTAACACAGCTTTTTCATTTAACAGTCATTATTTAGGACCAATGTAAACCATTGTTGGAAATAAACGTAGAGCCACCTGTGCCTGTTTTGGGGCAGGACTTGTATTTCTCTCGTGTGATGGTTCCTCACACAGCGTGTTCCTCAGCCAGTAGTGACAGCAGTGCCATCTTTGTGTACCAGAATGCAGTATGTGTTTTCTGTGCTGGAGGTACTTTTTCCTCAACCGGGAGACCATTCCTATGCATTCCTGCACCTTCCTTGTTACTTGTGGGAATTTCCTTGGTTGGGTCAAAAGTGAGCTCCATGCTCCAGATTGAGGAATAAGGTGGAAGCGGAGCGAAATTACTTGTGGGTAAGTGTTAAAATCTAAAATACATGTGCATACATGAGCACTGGTTGGTCATTTTGGTGCTGAGCCGCCGCTGTGCTCTTCCAAAAATGGAGTGGAGTTGAAGAACTGGATGTTCCAAGACTGAATGTTGTGCTTTATAGATTCTATAAGCCTCTTCCTAGGCCTTCAAATAACAGGTGAAATGCTAGAGAGTATTGTGACGGTTTCTGCTGGTGTGTGTTACAGATGGCATGGCACTTTAAGAAATGTCAACATACTCTTGCTGTAAAGGgttattcatttgtgctttttatGTCGCCTTTCAGCTTGGTTTGTATCGTTATCCCTCACATAGCAGTGCTTGATCTTTCAATGCTATGCGTTTACAATTGATGCAAATGGTTTGTGAGGAACAGAGTAGTAGGCATTCTAAATAGTGTTACTGGTTAGAAAGGTTGTGTGCTCCTTACCAGCCGGTGAGTACATCCAGTCTTACTGCACCTGGAAGGATTTTGTGAGAATGACCTTCTTGTCCATTAGGAGTCTATTCACACAGCAACCTTGTGGCCTCTTCTGCCAAAAGAGGGTTAATCTCTGAGGCATAGGTACTGTCCTATGGTCACTTTTCATCTGCTTTACTGTTAATCATCGTGTCTTTTACAGAGAGGTGTAGTTAGAGGTAGCAGTGTAGCTGAGGGTGTAATGACAGTATGTCCTAATGTGCCTAATACCACTATAATGTTCATTTCTTGCTCGGCAACGTTACTCAGAGGATTGGACTATCAGACATAGACAGGTAAATTCATCATGAATGGCTTATTACTTGAAGGTTTTTCTAAAACTCTATCGTTCGTTGCTTTATTTATCACTATTGTCTTGCAACACAGAGTtttcatttactgttcattatttaaaatgcatgtaagCAGTACCTTAGTAATGCAATGCAACAAACTTTGAGAAAGGGCAAGATTCTGCATAAATACCTGCTCAGTATGGGTAGGTGACCCTCTGGTATCTGTCTTTCCATGTGAAGTATAGTGTGGCTACTTTGTGAGAATGGTCTTGTTGGTAAGGAAGAGCCTGTTCTCAGTGACATTGTAGCCAAGTGATCATGTGCTAGTAACTGCTACGTGGAAGAAGCTTGTGAAGGAGAAACTGAGTCCTGTAGTCTGTGTCCTTGTATCTTTTAAGGGAGTAGCAAGAGTGGAACTGAGTTATCACCAGCACCCTGTGAACGGGCACAGCAGTCATCCATGGAGTCATCTCTTGTTTGGAGCAATAGGAGTTTTAGGAAAGTCTGCTGTATCTGTAGTTTCCAAATTCGTGGGTTGTGTAGCACTTGAAATGATTCAGCTGGTCATAATGTGCCCTGCCCTCTCCAAGGTCATGAACTAAGATTTGTTGTTTTGCAGAGTCTTGCATTCTGTGATTTTCTTTGAGTGCTGCTGAGAGGTGGTGTTATCGTACAAACAGGCACTGAGGAGGATCAAATACTTTTTTAATAGGCGTTGCACTCAAGAGGGTTTTATCCTTCCCACTTTCAGACCAGCCCACGCCTGGAGTGTTCTGTGTGTTGTGGGTGCAAAATACACGTTGCTGTGTTTGTGTCATAGGTAACCTGCCTTTGCTAGTGTTGCCCTTCTGACTTTTCTTCTTGtgacttttttctccatctttttttcctacaagtTTCTGACTGTCCTGGGAAAGGTAGCTGACATGTCGCATACACGTCAGGCATCACCATGGAGGAGTATACCACTCCATCTTACAATTCTCGGAATAGCACACTGGTAATTGAAGTATCCTGGGCTCATGGGTACCTTTTTGCTGCCTGTCCATGTTCTTAGATCTACTTACTTACCCCATTCACTGAATGAAGCAATTTTGAAGAAATGCTTTAACAGGTCTGTCTTCACGGTTCTAGAGCAAGAAGTTGTGCTGATCTCCATGATTTGTAAAACTGGGAGCATGTACTGATAGTGCTGCTGTAGAGAATAAGGCTTGCCATTTTCCCCCAGTCTCAGTCACTCTGAGaggtatataaaataaaaaggatataAACAAGAATCTCCTCAAAGAAAATGGTGGGTCTGGTGCTTCCTTTCCACAACAGCTTCTTCACTGAAGTATTTTGTAGCTGTTGCTTCTCAGAGCTggtagaaattaaataaaaaagctagGGAAAGAGAACCCACAGCAATAGTAGAAGCTGTTGGAATATGTCAGATATTTGCTGTACAGTGTACCTGCTTCTACTTACCTGCACTCACCTGGCTCTGCTGTACGAAATCTGCACGAACGTCAACACGTTCTCCAGCCGGACCCTTCACTTCCACTATTAAACAGAGCTGCTCAGATCGTCTTTCCGCGAGTATGAGAACACTCGCCAAACTGAAAGCTGAATCGCGCCTTTCGGTAGCCGATGGTGCCGACTGCCGGCAGCTGTTGACAGTGCGGCTCGGAGCGCAGAGGCGAAAGCGCCGCGCGGCCATCAGCCGGCTGCGGTGGCGTCGCGGCGCCTCCGGGTGCCGCTGTTGGCCGAGGCGGAGCGGCGCTGGAGCCGCAGCCGGAGCAGCAGCCGCCGCAGCGTCCTGCCCCCGCAGGCTGCCCGCTCGCACGGCGCTGGCCGGAGCAGCGGCGTCCGAGCCGGCGCCGAGATCGCTGGCCTCCGGCGGGCCCTGCGCTCGCTGCGGAGCGTGGCTGCAAGGGACGCAGGGCAGCGGCAGGAGGGAGGAGCGCGGCGAGCGCTGCCCAGAATGGcgggcaggcagaggcagaggcagagcgGCCGGCGAGCAGGCGGGCGAGTGCTGCTGCCCGCTTTGCTGCTGGGCTTGTGCTGCCGGGCGGCGCCGGAGCGGGTCCGCTACGCCATCCccgaggagctgggcagaggctcGCTGGTGGGGCCGCTGGCGCGGGACCTGGGGCTGAGCCCGGCCGACCTGCCGGCACGCCAGCTGCGGGTGGCGTCCGCCGCTAAAAGGCAGCTGAAATACTTTACCGTGAGCGGGGAGAGCGGGAACCTCTACGTGAGCGAGAGGCTGGACCGGGAGGAGATGTGCGGCGAGGCGGCGTCCTGCTCCGTCAGCTTCGAGGCGCTGGTGCAGAACCCGCTCAACGTTTTCCACGTCGAGGTGGCCATCCAGGACATCAACGACAACGCCCCGCGCTTCCTGCAAGATAGTTTCCAGCTGGAGATCAACGAGCTCACTTCTCCCGGCACCCGGTTTTAC is a window of Accipiter gentilis chromosome 26, bAccGen1.1, whole genome shotgun sequence DNA encoding:
- the LOC126051050 gene encoding protocadherin gamma-B5-like isoform X11; the protein is MVLNVSASDADAGTNARITYGFGETPAKVLQKFVVDAESGTITLQAALDFEDTRVYTLLVEARDGGGLMAHCKVEVEVLDVNDNAPEVTLTSVSSPVPEDAPAGTVVALVKVRDRDSGENGQVSCELSGEAPLSIVASSGGSYKVVTASALDREQAAEHRVAVVARDRGSPALSSRAALVLEVSDVNDNAPVFEEAAYSAYVAENNAAGAPVLRVRARDADAGANGRVSYWLAGGSAGAAPYVSVEARSGAVYAQRSFDYEQCREFAVAVRAQDGGAPARSSTATVRVFVLDRNDNAPRVLWPAAGAGAGAGAGAAPAPAPAPAPFEVVPRSAEAGYLVAKVVAVDADAGRNAWLSYELVQAPEPALFRVGLHSGEVRTARAVSERDAAKQRLVAVVKDHGQPALSATATLHVVLAESLQEALPELSERAAGADSPAELQFYLVLALALLSALFLLSVALAVLARVRRAGPPAVLRCLGAQRFSVAGAAFPADFCEGTLPYSYNLCVAPGRAVAEGAWLPPPLPSLAAEELLGAEPCGKRSPTSSAGAGEPPADAEAPQQAQPNTDWRFSQTQRPGTSGSQNGEEGGAWPNNQFDTEMLQAMILASANEAADGNSTLGGGTGTMGLSARYGPQFTLQHVPDYRQNVYIPGSTATLTNAAGKRDAKSAGSSGGNKKKSGKKEKK
- the LOC126051050 gene encoding protocadherin gamma-A9-like isoform X18; translation: MCAAGRRWGRRERALLWCVLVAAWEAAWGQLHYSVLEEMPKGSFVGDVAKDLGLELPALRERGVRILDRGRTQYFALHEKTGHLVTAERIDREQLCRLVEKCVVRCEVIVEGEMKFYGIEVEITDINDNAPSFQETETELRMSETTAPGSRFPLAEAHDPDSGRNSLQSYELSGDEHFSLAVQAGPGGEQRPELVLAKALDREEAAFHELVLRASDGGEPARTGTARIRVAVLDANDNAPVFSQAEYTLRVPEDVPVGSTLVTVTATDADEGFYGHVMYSLRKTKDLASEIFQLDAEKGAITLLRSLDFEEGDSHELQVQAHDGGDLFDTAKVAITVTDVNDNAPELTVSSALSAISEDAPPGTVVALLHVQDRDSGANGEVRCSIAERLPFRLEKSFEDYYRVVTARDLDREEVAEYNVTVRAADGGSPALWSSAVLALRVLDVNDNAPVFAEARYSARLPENNAAGALVLTQAQPNTDWRFSQTQRPGTSGSQNGEEGGAWPNNQFDTEMLQAMILASANEAADGNSTLGGGTGTMGLSARYGPQFTLQHVPDYRQNVYIPGSTATLTNAAGKRDAKSAGSSGGNKKKSGKKEKK